AGGGTCAGTGAGGCGGCAAGCAATATTCAGGGGTGGTCGTAAGTAACATACATTCAAATATGTACGATAATGTTTGTTAtacataacataaaaacatgactaGAACTTGTTTTTTATGATTACATTTGATTCCTGGTATCTTGTGTTCTTGGAGAGACTAAATACTTATTGCCACTGACCTTtctatttttcagtttgagtcAGTTTTTTAGAAATAGCCTGATATGAAAAGCTCCTTGTTTTTGGGGTCTGATAGCTCACTAATCCCCTCATTGTGACTCTCACATGATGAAAAAAATTTCAGGCCTCACAGCACTTTGAGGCTGAACACAGCAGGGTCTCTCAGTATCAGCACTctggtttttctgctgcagcaaatATTCTCATGTTTCATTTCAACTTGAGCTACTCAGAGGAGCTAAAAGCACAGAGTCGGTTGTCTCCAATTGGATGACAAAATGCGGCAATATTTACCCATAAAGAAGTTTGAGTGGCCCTGGTCTAGGAGAGACAATGGGCAGAATGAGTTCAGCCCACTTATTCCAAAGGTAGGCCtttcaataatttatatttttaagaatgtTGTGCTGTTCTACAATTAGCCTAAGCCAtcattaaaaactttatttctatgTCTGAAGTCAGGTGCTGCAAAAGTGGAAGATGAGGAGATTGGCCATGTTGACAGTGAATATCAAACAGGGACGCCCAGCAATCAGGATCGCAGCAGTCCTACAAGAATCCGACCTCATTACAGTTATTCTTTGATGGATTATTTCCTAAAatacttcctgttcctgtgcAACCTGGTCTTCACAGTTTTGGGTCTGGTGGTTCTTGGTTTGGGGATCTGGGGTCTCTCCAGCAAAGAATCGTTCGCCCAGGAGAAGATTGGAACTATCGGCACAGATCCGATGCTGATACTTTTGACGTTGGGCTTTCTGCTGACTCTGCTCTGTCTGACGGGGTGTGTTGGTGCTTTAAGAGAGAACTGCTGCTTGCTGAAGATGTTCTCTGTTATAGTGCTGGTGCTCATCACAATCCAGGTGCTGTTTGCAATCGTGGCCTACACTGTGCAGGATCAGATTGAAGGATATCTGCGGTCAGGGATGCTAGCTGCCATGGCGGGCTATCAAGATGATCTGGACCTGAGGTTCATCACAGATGAGATCCAATTGGGTCTGCAGTGCTGTGGGGCCGACACCTACCGGGACTGGGAGGTGAACATGTGAGTGGGGTATGACCTCTGTTAATTGTTATTTCAGTAAATTCTCAGTTGACCatcaattttaaaacttttcttttttttcagatattaCAACTGCTCAGCTCCGGGAGTTTTGGCGTGTGGCGTCCCTGCAACGTGCTGCGTGGACCCTTTGGAGAACGGGACGGTATGGAACTCACAGTGTGGCGTGGGAGCACAGGTCATGGACGAGTTTACCGCTCAGAGTGTGATCTTTCTGGGGGGCTGTCTGGGTGGAATTTCTCGTTGGATCGAGCAGCATGAGGGCCTGATCGGGACAGTCGGAGTTGTCGTTGTTGGGATTCAGATTCTTGCTGTGTTCATCGCAACAAGACTGTTGGAAAACATTCACAGGCATAAAGCTCATGCATGACGTAAATATGGCATGAAGTCATCAGAGTCTTGGCTGTTTCttggtgttttgttctttttcagttcTGGACTCCATTGTTAGACACATTTTATGTTCAGATTGCATAAACAGGGTTTATATGTTGGAAACTAAATAGAAACACATCTAatgtactgtaaatattttcctcttCCTATATAAAAGGATGGTGAGTCATCGTGAGCAGTCACTAAACATGAGTGATTATTTATTATGGAAAGATTTGGtgctcacttttttttctcctgagtCTGCATCCAtacttattgttttatacttgtgcatatgtattaattgtttttatcttgtaaccagtttgctatgtattgcaaattttttgctcaggtccctcttgaaaatgagatctagatctcaacggggtttatctgattaaataaaggaatatactACAAAGTCATTAACCTTCATCAACCTTTGGTGATGAAGGTTGatcagttttaattattttttatgtatttattgtttcgCAAAATCTACACTCTGTAAGGAAGCAGTATGAATggtattttacagtaaaaaaatacattataactTATACAGAGGTCTGTGGTGATGGGGTCTGGGCTTTATGTTAACTATTAGAGTTGTGACGCTATGCTTGTTGCaagttgtttaaataaatcctggaatactaaattattaaattataaactGATAATTAAATAGTAATTATTGGACttcatgttttgaaataaaattattgtttaatgATAAAtccttctgttttttaatgacaacaAAGCAAACTCTCTGAATCATGTTAAAAAGTCAAAGCTTTATTTTGAGTATAAAAACACAGTGCTGACAGAATCTCCTGCTGGCCAGTAACTAAGCTATCAGCTGCATTTCCATCTGCAGCCACAGGCAATGACACAAGAATAGCAACGGCGTTTTAGAGCGTGAAAATGGCAGCTTGAGAGTCTCAGGAAATACATTTATcatacaaaaaaacagcataCACAATATGCAGACatgtattacataaaatcctaacaTATTTCTAGCTTTATGTTTGCCATACAGTAGTGATCCATATTCATGAATGCTTAAAATAATCTCTGGAtatcattttgaataaaatcctctttttagtaaaagaaaaaaaagaagctgtttAACAGTGAAGAGATTCAAATGATGCCGTACTGAGCAAGTTCATGTAGCTCTAAGTGGCTGTACGCTTCCCAGGGGCAGATCACTGTGATATCTGAAAGGgataaaatagtaataataacatTACAAAATCAGTAATTATTAAAGATGACTTGAGTGTTGTAATTGTCCTTACCAGTGCCAAGTCCCTCCATTCCTGGAATCTCCTCTCCAAAGCTAGagttaaacataaaatttaatctgtaattacttttatttggttccaaataaactttattaacaatcataaatatatttgaagGGTCTTACCCAATGACTCCCCTCTTCGGGGGCTTGCTCTTGAATTGACGAGTGTTTCTCTGCTTGAACTTGGGTGGGCCCTTTCGTGGCGAACCATGAGCCGTTGCTCTAAGAGGGGCTTTGCTGCCAGATTTTGCTTCAGGTTTGGCTATGTCCATATTCATGCCTCTGTTTTGTGACAACTGCAAtgttacaaaaaagaaataacaatgGAGATAAAAACTGAAGACAGAGACAGGTAAATAGTCCTCTTTTTAAGAATGTGAAAAGTTAGAATTATTTGTATTACTTTCTGCTTAAcacatcaaaacaaagaaagacaatGTGCTTAACCACAGGTTGCAGAGGCTCCTGTAATCTGATGGTCACGTTTTTAATCAACACTACATGATGACTCTAATCTATAAAGCTCCCTCATAATCAGATTACTCTGAGGACATCCTGAATTTACTGCTAAACCCAACGTATCATAAAAAGCACACAGATTTGTTTCTTAGTTGAACGCTTCTGTTGAGAGaagtaataaaatgttactatttttattacagctgaaatatttcacaaatacaTAATTTGTTTACATGAagacttaaataattttttgttgttacagACTGTGTTGATTGCATTTGTTTAAGTGCATGACTACAGGGTATAATAAAGATGTATGAAGGTAGAATACTCAGCACATCTATATTATTCTGATGATGATTAGATGATTACCACATCTGTAACCATAACATCATTGCTAAAGTTTAAAACATATAGATATGTATTGTTTCTTTTGTATAGCCTCTGCAGAAGAAACATCTTTAAATAGGTATCTTGAGTTTCATGaataaatcaaatacattttacattttttgctttctaGTTAAGGACAGATTCTGTTGCATATTAATAGAGCAAACAGAGAGCAAGTTTACAGACTGTATagaaaaatgactgaatgtaattaactgaattcaaattaaatggaagaatgtccaaataaatataaataaataaataaataaataaataaataaataactgacaaGCTTCCAAGATTTCATTTGAAATTCCAGCATGCTAAAATTGCTTAGATAGAACATTAATCATTTAGATGTGTGCCTCAATAGCCCACAAAAAACAAGCAGTATTGTTAATTCTTATACTTACCACTTCTTGTGTATCTTCCCTGGTAATCCGACAGAGATCTCTCTTTATGCCAAATAACTCTCGCGCTTCACTCTGTCCTTTTATTAAGATTTTGAGGAGATTAACATGCGACAAGCCAATAAACTGTACACACGTCATTTGTATTCCATATGGGTACAGAACATTGGGGGAGGTCAGGGGGCATTTAAGGATACCTTTTCTGCCCAAGAGAGACACTTAACAGTAATCAGGAACAATGGAAACAATTTGAATATTTCCACAACCTTCCAGAAGTGTGCTGTGTAAGGACCAGTTATTGTTACTTATGAATATGTGAAATGTGCTATGATGCTCACTATCTTCCCACTCCTCTGCAAGCATTGCATAACACCCAACGTCAAGAACACGCGAGTGTGATCTCTGGACATTTCACTCTCATCAGCATTCTACCAGATTGTTTTGCATTAGGCTATACATGATAATCCATTCCATCCTCCCTCCCACCTGAATAAACACATACCTGGTTCATTCATGTGATTGGCTGCAGCTTCTTAATCTGGAGTCAAAATCATGCACATATGCTGTGTTGAAAAACTATTACGGCTAATAACTTCCCTTACTCTTTATTCTCAATGAGACTTGAGGAAGTTTCGTTTCTCCTCCAAACACTCTAATGttcagaatattttgttttgttgacctCTAGCGGTGGGATAAATTCATAACAACCTCTTCAGCCAATGAGGGTGCACTTTAATCAAAGCTCGTCTGTTGTTGTAATATATCACTTCGGAACTTAGACGGACCTTCAAGATTCGTTTTCTTTTGTGCTTTATTTAGGTATTTATCATTTCCCACCACGAAAACGTAAGATGTATAAGAttatttttcaacatgtttgagCCTCCGAAAAAAAGCAATGGTATTTTTAGACATTAACTAACTGGAAGAAAATATCCGAGGGAGATCTCctaacttgttttttctttgtaccAGGAGGGTTACGTCGAGAGTTTCCTGGCTGAAACATGCCGTCCCACGTGTGATAATGATACTAACTGCTTTATAATATTATCATGGGGAagaataaaacaagtaaaaccaAGGAGTCAAAAAGACAAGCTGACAAAACCGCACGAAATCCGAGGTAACCccagaaagttaacgtttgaaACAATAATGTGCAAGCTAGCTAGCAAACTAAGCTAATTGTTTTTAGCTCACTCAGTCTAGTTAGTAGCATGTAACTAAGATAATGTTCAGTGGACATTATCGATCATAGTGCACTGTGTtcctttaataactaaaatataaaatatgctgtaatatttcagcaaaaagaaaattaaaggaGATGGAAAACCTACGAAAACCGCACAGGAAGACCACCTCCAACACATTCCCTTCAGGCTCCGAGAGATAATGAAAAGCaaggataaaatgaaaaacgAATCTTTGGGGagcaaaaagctaaaaaaggGTGAGCATTTAAAGTCTGTATGCCTATAATAATGCACTTAGCcttttaaatgttataaataatttgcatttgtgTCTCTTTAGCCCTCTCGTTGCAGTCTAAACCAAAGGATGCCCTGGATGGAGACATAGCTGTTCCTCGATTCAGGAAGGGGAAGACAGAAAGTGTAGGTGCCTATGTTAGGCGCAtggaaaatgagacaaaacatgTGCTATTCCTCACAAATAACCAA
The DNA window shown above is from Xiphophorus couchianus chromosome 16, X_couchianus-1.0, whole genome shotgun sequence and carries:
- the tspan10 gene encoding tetraspanin-10, which translates into the protein MRQYLPIKKFEWPWSRRDNGQNEFSPLIPKSGAAKVEDEEIGHVDSEYQTGTPSNQDRSSPTRIRPHYSYSLMDYFLKYFLFLCNLVFTVLGLVVLGLGIWGLSSKESFAQEKIGTIGTDPMLILLTLGFLLTLLCLTGCVGALRENCCLLKMFSVIVLVLITIQVLFAIVAYTVQDQIEGYLRSGMLAAMAGYQDDLDLRFITDEIQLGLQCCGADTYRDWEVNIYYNCSAPGVLACGVPATCCVDPLENGTVWNSQCGVGAQVMDEFTAQSVIFLGGCLGGISRWIEQHEGLIGTVGVVVVGIQILAVFIATRLLENIHRHKAHA
- the LOC114159924 gene encoding retinal cone rhodopsin-sensitive cGMP 3',5'-cyclic phosphodiesterase subunit gamma-like isoform X1 — protein: MTCVQFIGLSHVNLLKILIKGQSEARELFGIKRDLCRITREDTQEVLSQNRGMNMDIAKPEAKSGSKAPLRATAHGSPRKGPPKFKQRNTRQFKSKPPKRGVIGFGEEIPGMEGLGTDITVICPWEAYSHLELHELAQYGII
- the LOC114159924 gene encoding retinal cone rhodopsin-sensitive cGMP 3',5'-cyclic phosphodiesterase subunit gamma-like isoform X2 — its product is MNEPGQSEARELFGIKRDLCRITREDTQEVLSQNRGMNMDIAKPEAKSGSKAPLRATAHGSPRKGPPKFKQRNTRQFKSKPPKRGVIGFGEEIPGMEGLGTDITVICPWEAYSHLELHELAQYGII
- the LOC114159924 gene encoding retinal cone rhodopsin-sensitive cGMP 3',5'-cyclic phosphodiesterase subunit gamma-like isoform X3 produces the protein MNQLSQNRGMNMDIAKPEAKSGSKAPLRATAHGSPRKGPPKFKQRNTRQFKSKPPKRGVIGFGEEIPGMEGLGTDITVICPWEAYSHLELHELAQYGII